A genome region from Tachyglossus aculeatus isolate mTacAcu1 chromosome 15, mTacAcu1.pri, whole genome shotgun sequence includes the following:
- the TMSB4X gene encoding thymosin beta-4 → MSDKPDMAEIQKFDKSKLKKTETQEKNPLPSKETIEQEKQAGES, encoded by the exons ATGTCTGACAAACCAGATATGGCTGAGATTCAGAAATTCGATAAGTCCAAATTGAAGAAGACAGAAACACAAGAGAAAAACCCACTCCCTTCAAAAGAaa CAATTGAACAGGAGAAGCAAGCCGGTGAATCGTAA